The following coding sequences are from one Mus pahari chromosome X, PAHARI_EIJ_v1.1, whole genome shotgun sequence window:
- the Naa10 gene encoding N-alpha-acetyltransferase 10 isoform X1 gives MNIRNARVSFSELHNLWALLLSPGTGAFFMPHRNRPEDLMNMQHCNLLCLPENYQMKYYFYHGLSWPQLSYIAEDENGKIVGYVLAKMEEDPDDVPHGHITSLAVKRSHRRLGLAQKLMDQASRAMIENFNAKYVSLHVRKSNRAALHLYSNTLNFQISEVEPKYYADGEDAYAMKRDLTQMADELRRHLELKEKGKHMVLAALENKAENKGNVLLSSGEACREEKGLAAEDSGGDSKDLSEVSETTESTDIKDSSEASDSAS, from the exons ATGAACATCCGCAATGCTAGG GTCTCATTCAGTGAGCTCCACAACCTCTGGGCACTATTACTCAGTCCTGGAACTGGCGCGTTTTTCATGCCGCATAGAAACCGG CCCGAAGACCTGATGAACATGCAGCACTGCAACCTTCTCTGCCTGCCGGAGAACTACCAGATGAAATACTATTTCTATCATGGCCTCtcttggccccag CTTTCTTACATTGCTGAGGATGAGAATGGGAAGATTGTGGGGTACGTCTTGGCTAAAAT GGAAGAAGACCCAGACGATGTGCCCCATGGACATATCACCTCACTG GCTGTGAAGCGTTCCCACCGGCGCCTTGGCCTGGCTCAGAAGCTGATGGACCAGGCCTCTCGAGCCATGATAGAGAACTTCAATGCCAAATATGTCTCCCTGCATGTCAGGAAGAG TAACCGGGCCGCCCTGCATCTCTATTCCAATACCCTCAACTTTCA GATCAGCGAAGTGGAGCCCAAATACTATGCAGATGGGGAAGATGCGTATGCAATGAAGCGGGACCTCACACAGATGGCTGATGAG CTGAGGCGGCACCTGGAGCTGAAGGAAAAGGGCAAGCACATGGTTCTGGCGGCCTTGGAGAACAAAGCGGAGAACAAAGGCAACGTGCTTCTGAGCTCAGGAGAGGCCTGTCGTGAGGAGAAGGGCCTGGCTGCTGAGGATAGTGGTGGGGACAGCAAGGACCTCAGTGAGGTCAGTGAGACCACAGAGAGCACAGATATCAAAGACAGTTCAGAGGCCTCTGACTCTGCTTCCTAG
- the Naa10 gene encoding N-alpha-acetyltransferase 10 isoform X6, translating into MNIRNARPEDLMNMQHCNLLCLPENYQMKYYFYHGLSWPQLSYIAEDENGKIVGYVLAKMEEDPDDVPHGHITSLAVKRSHRRLGLAQKLMDQASRAMIENFNAKYVSLHVRKSNRAALHLYSNTLNFQISEVEPKYYADGEDAYAMKRDLTQMADEPQGLAPLVSCLET; encoded by the exons ATGAACATCCGCAATGCTAGG CCCGAAGACCTGATGAACATGCAGCACTGCAACCTTCTCTGCCTGCCGGAGAACTACCAGATGAAATACTATTTCTATCATGGCCTCtcttggccccag CTTTCTTACATTGCTGAGGATGAGAATGGGAAGATTGTGGGGTACGTCTTGGCTAAAAT GGAAGAAGACCCAGACGATGTGCCCCATGGACATATCACCTCACTG GCTGTGAAGCGTTCCCACCGGCGCCTTGGCCTGGCTCAGAAGCTGATGGACCAGGCCTCTCGAGCCATGATAGAGAACTTCAATGCCAAATATGTCTCCCTGCATGTCAGGAAGAG TAACCGGGCCGCCCTGCATCTCTATTCCAATACCCTCAACTTTCA GATCAGCGAAGTGGAGCCCAAATACTATGCAGATGGGGAAGATGCGTATGCAATGAAGCGGGACCTCACACAGATGGCTGATGAG ccccagggtCTGGCTCCTCTTGTCTCCTGTCTGGAGACTTAG
- the Naa10 gene encoding N-alpha-acetyltransferase 10 isoform X5, which produces MNIRNARVSFSELHNLWALLLSPGTGAFFMPHRNRPEDLMNMQHCNLLCLPENYQMKYYFYHGLSWPQLSYIAEDENGKIVGYVLAKMEEDPDDVPHGHITSLAVKRSHRRLGLAQKLMDQASRAMIENFNAKYVSLHVRKSNRAALHLYSNTLNFQISEVEPKYYADGEDAYAMKRDLTQMADEPQGLAPLVSCLET; this is translated from the exons ATGAACATCCGCAATGCTAGG GTCTCATTCAGTGAGCTCCACAACCTCTGGGCACTATTACTCAGTCCTGGAACTGGCGCGTTTTTCATGCCGCATAGAAACCGG CCCGAAGACCTGATGAACATGCAGCACTGCAACCTTCTCTGCCTGCCGGAGAACTACCAGATGAAATACTATTTCTATCATGGCCTCtcttggccccag CTTTCTTACATTGCTGAGGATGAGAATGGGAAGATTGTGGGGTACGTCTTGGCTAAAAT GGAAGAAGACCCAGACGATGTGCCCCATGGACATATCACCTCACTG GCTGTGAAGCGTTCCCACCGGCGCCTTGGCCTGGCTCAGAAGCTGATGGACCAGGCCTCTCGAGCCATGATAGAGAACTTCAATGCCAAATATGTCTCCCTGCATGTCAGGAAGAG TAACCGGGCCGCCCTGCATCTCTATTCCAATACCCTCAACTTTCA GATCAGCGAAGTGGAGCCCAAATACTATGCAGATGGGGAAGATGCGTATGCAATGAAGCGGGACCTCACACAGATGGCTGATGAG ccccagggtCTGGCTCCTCTTGTCTCCTGTCTGGAGACTTAG
- the Naa10 gene encoding N-alpha-acetyltransferase 10 isoform X4 encodes MNIRNARPEDLMNMQHCNLLCLPENYQMKYYFYHGLSWPQLSYIAEDENGKIVGYVLAKMEEDPDDVPHGHITSLAVKRSHRRLGLAQKLMDQASRAMIENFNAKYVSLHVRKSNRAALHLYSNTLNFQISEVEPKYYADGEDAYAMKRDLTQMADEPAPGSGSSCLLSGDLGPVSFHPLPSGLLAAAEAAPGAEGKGQAHGSGGLGEQSGEQRQRASELRRGLS; translated from the exons ATGAACATCCGCAATGCTAGG CCCGAAGACCTGATGAACATGCAGCACTGCAACCTTCTCTGCCTGCCGGAGAACTACCAGATGAAATACTATTTCTATCATGGCCTCtcttggccccag CTTTCTTACATTGCTGAGGATGAGAATGGGAAGATTGTGGGGTACGTCTTGGCTAAAAT GGAAGAAGACCCAGACGATGTGCCCCATGGACATATCACCTCACTG GCTGTGAAGCGTTCCCACCGGCGCCTTGGCCTGGCTCAGAAGCTGATGGACCAGGCCTCTCGAGCCATGATAGAGAACTTCAATGCCAAATATGTCTCCCTGCATGTCAGGAAGAG TAACCGGGCCGCCCTGCATCTCTATTCCAATACCCTCAACTTTCA GATCAGCGAAGTGGAGCCCAAATACTATGCAGATGGGGAAGATGCGTATGCAATGAAGCGGGACCTCACACAGATGGCTGATGAG ccagccccagggtCTGGCTCCTCTTGTCTCCTGTCTGGAGACTTAGGCCCTGTCTCTTTCCACCCGCTTCCCTCTGGGCTCCTGGCGGCAGCTGAGGCGGCACCTGGAGCTGAAGGAAAAGGGCAAGCACATGGTTCTGGCGGCCTTGGAGAACAAAGCGGAGAACAAAGGCAACGTGCTTCTGAGCTCAGGAGAGGCCTGTCGTGA
- the Naa10 gene encoding N-alpha-acetyltransferase 10 isoform X3 gives MNIRNARPEDLMNMQHCNLLCLPENYQMKYYFYHGLSWPQLSYIAEDENGKIVGYVLAKMEEDPDDVPHGHITSLAVKRSHRRLGLAQKLMDQASRAMIENFNAKYVSLHVRKSNRAALHLYSNTLNFQISEVEPKYYADGEDAYAMKRDLTQMADELRRHLELKEKGKHMVLAALENKAENKGNVLLSSGEACREEKGLAAEDSGGDSKDLSEVSETTESTDIKDSSEASDSAS, from the exons ATGAACATCCGCAATGCTAGG CCCGAAGACCTGATGAACATGCAGCACTGCAACCTTCTCTGCCTGCCGGAGAACTACCAGATGAAATACTATTTCTATCATGGCCTCtcttggccccag CTTTCTTACATTGCTGAGGATGAGAATGGGAAGATTGTGGGGTACGTCTTGGCTAAAAT GGAAGAAGACCCAGACGATGTGCCCCATGGACATATCACCTCACTG GCTGTGAAGCGTTCCCACCGGCGCCTTGGCCTGGCTCAGAAGCTGATGGACCAGGCCTCTCGAGCCATGATAGAGAACTTCAATGCCAAATATGTCTCCCTGCATGTCAGGAAGAG TAACCGGGCCGCCCTGCATCTCTATTCCAATACCCTCAACTTTCA GATCAGCGAAGTGGAGCCCAAATACTATGCAGATGGGGAAGATGCGTATGCAATGAAGCGGGACCTCACACAGATGGCTGATGAG CTGAGGCGGCACCTGGAGCTGAAGGAAAAGGGCAAGCACATGGTTCTGGCGGCCTTGGAGAACAAAGCGGAGAACAAAGGCAACGTGCTTCTGAGCTCAGGAGAGGCCTGTCGTGAGGAGAAGGGCCTGGCTGCTGAGGATAGTGGTGGGGACAGCAAGGACCTCAGTGAGGTCAGTGAGACCACAGAGAGCACAGATATCAAAGACAGTTCAGAGGCCTCTGACTCTGCTTCCTAG
- the Naa10 gene encoding N-alpha-acetyltransferase 10 isoform X2 — MNIRNARVSFSELHNLWALLLSPGTGAFFMPHRNRPEDLMNMQHCNLLCLPENYQMKYYFYHGLSWPQLSYIAEDENGKIVGYVLAKMEEDPDDVPHGHITSLAVKRSHRRLGLAQKLMDQASRAMIENFNAKYVSLHVRKSNRAALHLYSNTLNFQISEVEPKYYADGEDAYAMKRDLTQMADEPAPGSGSSCLLSGDLGPVSFHPLPSGLLAAAEAAPGAEGKGQAHGSGGLGEQSGEQRQRASELRRGLS, encoded by the exons ATGAACATCCGCAATGCTAGG GTCTCATTCAGTGAGCTCCACAACCTCTGGGCACTATTACTCAGTCCTGGAACTGGCGCGTTTTTCATGCCGCATAGAAACCGG CCCGAAGACCTGATGAACATGCAGCACTGCAACCTTCTCTGCCTGCCGGAGAACTACCAGATGAAATACTATTTCTATCATGGCCTCtcttggccccag CTTTCTTACATTGCTGAGGATGAGAATGGGAAGATTGTGGGGTACGTCTTGGCTAAAAT GGAAGAAGACCCAGACGATGTGCCCCATGGACATATCACCTCACTG GCTGTGAAGCGTTCCCACCGGCGCCTTGGCCTGGCTCAGAAGCTGATGGACCAGGCCTCTCGAGCCATGATAGAGAACTTCAATGCCAAATATGTCTCCCTGCATGTCAGGAAGAG TAACCGGGCCGCCCTGCATCTCTATTCCAATACCCTCAACTTTCA GATCAGCGAAGTGGAGCCCAAATACTATGCAGATGGGGAAGATGCGTATGCAATGAAGCGGGACCTCACACAGATGGCTGATGAG ccagccccagggtCTGGCTCCTCTTGTCTCCTGTCTGGAGACTTAGGCCCTGTCTCTTTCCACCCGCTTCCCTCTGGGCTCCTGGCGGCAGCTGAGGCGGCACCTGGAGCTGAAGGAAAAGGGCAAGCACATGGTTCTGGCGGCCTTGGAGAACAAAGCGGAGAACAAAGGCAACGTGCTTCTGAGCTCAGGAGAGGCCTGTCGTGA